In the Engystomops pustulosus chromosome 2, aEngPut4.maternal, whole genome shotgun sequence genome, one interval contains:
- the LOC140117322 gene encoding oocyte zinc finger protein XlCOF8.4-like isoform X2 gives MYHPDRAGFVTPERCLMIQEKRHEKRILDLTKKIIELLTSEGGAVYLSVEEWEYIEGHKDLYEDLVMEIQPPFPSPDGSSRKYTLEGRSLLDNLTEESHSAPQDEQEGTLRIIKVELDDVEEEQNKRETPAHISPGGSRKRKMSKRHPRAERTQEPAEEGSLRIIKVEVMETEMWRDEPRTPETRTDFGSGPASSSLDTVFPCTDCGKCFSHKSKLSRHKRTHTDETPFSCSDCGKCFKHKTSLVDHQRVHTGEKPFSCSYCGQRFAHRSIVIDHERTHTGFKPFSCSFCGQSFTMRSTYVNHLRIHTGEKPFSCSDCEKCFTQKSALDKHRFLHTGERPFSCTECGKSFSRRSLLVEHERTHTGERPFSCSECGKSFAHKSTLSAHKISHSGLKMFSCSHCNKSFTTKKGLVRHWQIHAGDK, from the exons ATGTATCATCCAGACAGAGCAGGATTCGTAACCCCAGAGCGTTGCCTGATGATACAGGAGAAGCGCCATGAGAAGAGGATCCTAGACCTCACCAAGAAGATCATCGAGCTACTGACCTCGGAG GGCGGCGCTGTTTATCTCTcggtggaggagtgggagtatatagaaggacacaaggatctGTACGAAGACCTAGTGATGGAGATTCAGCCACCCTTCccatcaccag ATGGCTCCAGCAGGAAATACACATTAGAGGGACGTTCCCTATTGGACAATCTTACAGAGGAAAGTCACAGCGCCCCCCAGGATGAGCAG GAGGGGACCTTAAGAATTATCAAAGTTGAACTGGATGATGTGGAAGAAGAGCAGAATAAGCGGGAGACCCCCGCACATATCAGTCCAG GTGGGTCGAGGAAAAGAAAGATGTCAAAGAGACATCCCAGAGCGGAGCGTacgcaggagcctgcagag GAGGGAAGTTTAAGAATTATCAAAGTTGAAGTGATGGAGACAGAGATGTGGAGGGACGAGCCGCGGACTCCGGAGACTCGGACAGATTTCGGCTCAG GTCCGGCGTCGTCCAGTTTGGATACAGTATTTCCATGCACCgactgtgggaaatgtttcagccATAAATCAAAGCTCAGCAGACACAAAAGGACCCACACGGACGAGACCCCGTTCTCATGTTCTGACTGCGGGAAGTGCTTCAAACACAAGACCTCGCTGGTGGACCATCAGAGggtccacacgggggagaagcccttcTCCTGCTCTTACTGCGGACAGAGATTTGCCCATCGCTCCATTGTTATAGACCACGAGCGGACTCACACGGGCTTCAAGCCTTTCTCCTGCTCGTTTTGCGGCCAGAGCTTCACCATGAGGTCCACCTATGTTAACCACCTGAGGatccacaccggggagaagccgttCTCCTGCTCAGattgtgagaaatgttttactcagaaatccGCACTGGACAAACATCGCTTCCTCCACACCGGGGAAAGGCCCTTCTCATGCACCGAGTGCGGGAAGAGCTTCTCGAGGAGATCACTTCTGGTAGAACATGAGAGGACTCACACGGGCGAACGCCCATTCTCGTGCTCCGAATGTGGTAAATCCTTTGCCCATAAATCCACCCTTTCTGCACATAAGATCAGTCACTCGGGGCTGAAGATGTTCTCCTGTTCGCACTGCAACAAGTCCTTCACCACCAAGAAAGGTCTTGTAAGACACTGGCAGATTCATGCAGGGGACAAGTAA
- the LOC140117322 gene encoding gastrula zinc finger protein XlCGF66.1-like isoform X1 yields MYHPDRAGFVTPERCLMIQEKRHEKRILDLTKKIIELLTSEVPVRSQGGAVYLSVEEWEYIEGHKDLYEDLVMEIQPPFPSPDGSSRKYTLEGRSLLDNLTEESHSAPQDEQEGTLRIIKVELDDVEEEQNKRETPAHISPGGSRKRKMSKRHPRAERTQEPAEEGSLRIIKVEVMETEMWRDEPRTPETRTDFGSGPASSSLDTVFPCTDCGKCFSHKSKLSRHKRTHTDETPFSCSDCGKCFKHKTSLVDHQRVHTGEKPFSCSYCGQRFAHRSIVIDHERTHTGFKPFSCSFCGQSFTMRSTYVNHLRIHTGEKPFSCSDCEKCFTQKSALDKHRFLHTGERPFSCTECGKSFSRRSLLVEHERTHTGERPFSCSECGKSFAHKSTLSAHKISHSGLKMFSCSHCNKSFTTKKGLVRHWQIHAGDK; encoded by the exons ATGTATCATCCAGACAGAGCAGGATTCGTAACCCCAGAGCGTTGCCTGATGATACAGGAGAAGCGCCATGAGAAGAGGATCCTAGACCTCACCAAGAAGATCATCGAGCTACTGACCTCGGAG GTTCCTGTGCGCTCTCAGGGCGGCGCTGTTTATCTCTcggtggaggagtgggagtatatagaaggacacaaggatctGTACGAAGACCTAGTGATGGAGATTCAGCCACCCTTCccatcaccag ATGGCTCCAGCAGGAAATACACATTAGAGGGACGTTCCCTATTGGACAATCTTACAGAGGAAAGTCACAGCGCCCCCCAGGATGAGCAG GAGGGGACCTTAAGAATTATCAAAGTTGAACTGGATGATGTGGAAGAAGAGCAGAATAAGCGGGAGACCCCCGCACATATCAGTCCAG GTGGGTCGAGGAAAAGAAAGATGTCAAAGAGACATCCCAGAGCGGAGCGTacgcaggagcctgcagag GAGGGAAGTTTAAGAATTATCAAAGTTGAAGTGATGGAGACAGAGATGTGGAGGGACGAGCCGCGGACTCCGGAGACTCGGACAGATTTCGGCTCAG GTCCGGCGTCGTCCAGTTTGGATACAGTATTTCCATGCACCgactgtgggaaatgtttcagccATAAATCAAAGCTCAGCAGACACAAAAGGACCCACACGGACGAGACCCCGTTCTCATGTTCTGACTGCGGGAAGTGCTTCAAACACAAGACCTCGCTGGTGGACCATCAGAGggtccacacgggggagaagcccttcTCCTGCTCTTACTGCGGACAGAGATTTGCCCATCGCTCCATTGTTATAGACCACGAGCGGACTCACACGGGCTTCAAGCCTTTCTCCTGCTCGTTTTGCGGCCAGAGCTTCACCATGAGGTCCACCTATGTTAACCACCTGAGGatccacaccggggagaagccgttCTCCTGCTCAGattgtgagaaatgttttactcagaaatccGCACTGGACAAACATCGCTTCCTCCACACCGGGGAAAGGCCCTTCTCATGCACCGAGTGCGGGAAGAGCTTCTCGAGGAGATCACTTCTGGTAGAACATGAGAGGACTCACACGGGCGAACGCCCATTCTCGTGCTCCGAATGTGGTAAATCCTTTGCCCATAAATCCACCCTTTCTGCACATAAGATCAGTCACTCGGGGCTGAAGATGTTCTCCTGTTCGCACTGCAACAAGTCCTTCACCACCAAGAAAGGTCTTGTAAGACACTGGCAGATTCATGCAGGGGACAAGTAA